From Faecalicatena sp. Marseille-Q4148:
GTTATGCGATCCGTTTTATGCTGGGACGACGGAAAAAGGAATTTGCAACCTACGAACTGATTGGCATGGAAGCAAAGACAGTACGAAATTTGTTCCTTGCTGAAAACAGCATCATCGGCACAGGAGCTTTTCTGCTTGGTTCTTTGGTTGGTACAGGACTTTCCGGTTTGCTGAATCAGGTGGTAAAAAATATCTTTGAGGTGCCGCATACCTATCAGGTTTCCTTTTCTCTCCAGGCATGGGCAGTAACATTTTTGTTTTTTGCCTTGATGTATGGTTTTGGGATGCTCCGAGCAGCAAAGATTATCCGGCATCAGAAAGTAATCGATTTGCTGTATGATAACCGCAAGAATGAAGAATACCGTTTCAAATCATTCCGCCATAGTCTTTTGGTAGTATTGCTTTCAATAGCCGCAATGGTTGCAGGCGTGATTTTGCTTGGGCGAATGCTTCAGACACAAACCAATGAAGCATTTTTGTACCTTGGCGGAGCCTGCCTGCTCATTCTGGTGGGTGTTTACGAGCTGCATCGCCAGATTCCGCTTTTGCTGCACCGATTTGCAAAACAAAATCTGCGCCATAAGTACAAAGAAGAAAATCTGTTCTTCCTGGGGCAGATTGGGCGGCGCATCCATTCTGCTGGCCGGACAATGGCTGTGGTGGCGATTCTTTTAACCATATCCCTGGCAACCATGTTTGTGGGACTTACAATGGGAGCAGGCTACAAAGCCAACATGAAAGCCTATTATCCCTATGATGCAGGCGTGGCGATTGATGCACCTTTGGAAAAATCCAACATGGATTCCATCGTTTCCTTTACAAAGGAGCATTGTGGAGTCGAGGATTCTGTGAGCTATTATCTGTATGCGGTTCCTGAAAAACCGATTGAAGCCTTGTCCTTGTCCGACTATAACCATCTGCGTGAAATCCTGGGGCTTTCTCCTGTTGTCATGGGCAACAACGAATTTTTGGTTCATTGTGATACATGGAACTATATGGACGGAATCCGGCAGGGCTTGAAGCAGCAGCCGGAGATCACATTAAATGGTCGAACCTTGACTATTGCAGAGACACCAATCCTGACGGAGCCGATGGAGCAGTATCAAATGGCCGGAACGAAGGGATATGTACTTGTTCTGCCGGATGAAGCAGCTTCACAATTAGTCGGAGAAAAAATCCGTCTGGCGATGAAACTGGAAGATGGCGGATACCCGGAATTGAAAAGCGACTTGAAGCAATTCCTGAACAGTGGGAAATGGCAGCCGGAATTGCAGTCCGGTCAACAGCTCCCGGAAAAAGTAACGATGGGTGTTACAGTAAAGGCATGGGGCGTTGCCAATTCGCTGACTGGATTTACAGCTATTTCATTCTGTGGATTGTATTTAAGCATTATTTTTATTATTCTATCCTGCTCGGTTCTTGCATTTGAGCAGCTTTCTGCCATAGACAAAAACCAGAAGAATTATGCAGTCATTGACCGTTTGGGTGTACCGGGCCGCAGGCAGGCTTCCCTGATCCGCAGGGAACTGTCCACAGTCTTTTTGATCCCACTACTATTCCCTCTTTTGCTGACGGTTTTGCTGATAGCAGGGGCACAGTTCTTTTTCGGAGAGGCAATTTTGCAGCAGGGACTTGTACCTCTTTATGGTCTGGTGACGATCCTGCTATTCTGTGCAATCTACTTGACTTATTTTGGTGCAACAATGTTCTTATTCAAACGGGTTATTCTTCGGCCGGAAATGAGATAAATGATATATTTTTTGTAAAATGCTTTTGTGGAGGTGATGTGATGGGACATTAGCTGTTTTTGATATAGAAGAATCCGGCAAACAGATTGGCGAAAAGTTATTTCTGCTTCTTAACGAGGAACAAAAGAATGCTCTAATGCAATATATTTTGGAACAAGGAGTCTGTCATGGAACGGTATTCAATTCCTGTCACACTTTCTCCGCAGCAGAGAAGAATCCTCTTACAGAAATACAAGAAGGCGAGCTTTATCTATGTCTGGAACACCGCACTGTCAGGGTTAGGGAACGGATTATCAACTTGACAAGTAAGGAGTTTGATATACTGGCATTGCTCATTGCCAATCCCAAACGTGTTTTTACTTACGAACTGATTACCGATTTGGTTTGGAAAGAGGATTGTGATTTCTATTCGAGAAAAGCGATTCATAATCATATAAGTAAGTTGCGTAAGAAATTGCGTTTTGAACCGGATCTTCCAAACTACATTGAGAGTGTCGCCGGGATCGGCTATAAATTTGAACATCTATAACATGAGCCCACAAGGTGTTGTTTCCCCTTGTGGGCTTGCTTTTTGCAGCATATATTCTAAGAGCAGAATATGTAGAAAATTGCGAATATAAAGAGTAAAAAGCGAATATCTGCGGACTGATAAAGGAAACATAACCGATATAATTTTCTCCCAAGGAGGTATCAAGCAGCCAATTCAGGTTCCTCCTTGATGGGAGGAAATGCCTATGCGTCTATGCAACACAGATCTGCAGATAAACTGCTTTACATTCAGTCACCTATACGTCGTAGTCCAGCTCGTATGGATTGCGGCGTTTTTGGTTTCGACAAAGTTTGAGCATTTTCGCTGTCAACCTCCCGGAAAAATTTCATACTGTTGCTTTGGCGCGCCTGTTCTTTGTACGGGCGCGCTTTTTTGTACCCTTTTTTTAATCAGAAAGAGACTTAGACCTTATCGCTGCCGCAGCCCACCCTCTGATTTCGATTTTTGCCATCAACTCAAACATCGAAATTGGAGGAAATTACTATGAAGAAAATCAATCTTCGGGATTATTACCCGTATTATACACAGGACATGATCGTTGAGGTGCCGGATGAAGTTGCTTTGTTGCTTCGGGAATATATGTTGCTGGAAGAAGCCTATCGGATTCGTACATACCGCTATAAAGCATTTTACTCTCTGGATCGAGACGAAGGTATTGAGCGTGAGATATTGCAAAAACCTCTTAACCCGGCAGAAATTTGGGAACAGCGTCAAATGACGGAGTTGATTTATAAAGGTCTTTCCAAACTTCCGGTAAAGCAGCGCCAACGAATCTATGCACACTTTTTTCTTGGCATGAGTAAAGCGGACATTGCAAGAGCTGAAGGAACAGATGCTTCTTCTGTTCGCAAGAGCATTAACCGTGGTTTGCACCAGTTAAAAAAATATTTTGAAAAAATTTAGCTTGCCCCGCCCTTTTTTGACTGAAAAATGTACTGAATAATAGAGGGACATATTCGGCGGGACAAGCCGGACGGGTGTGGTAAGGAAGCATATACGTCCCCCCACCCCAACTGTAATATCAATTTGTCTGCCATGCCCCTTGCTTGTTCCTTGACAACCGAATATACGCTGTTACAGGTACTTCATTCTGTGTTCCGAGCGGCAGATGGGGCGGCGCGGTGATAGGCGACCTAAGGAGGTGATGAATCCAGGCTGTCCGAGCGATAAACGCAACCTACGAAACCGGCTATGGCAAGCCGGACGCGATAACGACACAGATCATAATGGTACTTCTTCACAGCTTCCTAAAGACTTGGGGAGAGTTCCTGCAGCGTTTGCTTGCTCTGGCAAAGCGGCGGCGTATGTGGGACTATGATGCGGTGACGCTACCCGCAGCCTGTAACAGCCCCGTCCTTATAACAGAAGGACTTGCCGGGGTGCGTGGCAAATACGGCAGTAAAATCGAAATCAGATATAATGGGCCGGATTTATGTGTGTAATAACCATAGATCCGACCTATTCATATGGTTTTGATAACACAGTTTTCAGAAGGGAGTTGATACTATGGAATTGAACACCATTGTCAGTGAAGTGGGTACGCTGGTAGACATTCGGGATGTCTCTGTCAACAAAGAACTTTCCCGTGATGAACGGATTGCAGAATTTGTTCAGCAAATCAAAAATCCATACCATTTTAAGTGTGGACGTTTTACTGTACAAGCCAGTTTTTCTGCTGAAGGTGCTACCCTGGAAGAATGTATCAAGGGTATTTTGCGATAGCTGCAATTTTAAGAAAGGGGCTGACTTTTCCGTAAAAGCATGGTAGAATAAGAATCGGAAAAGGAATTGAATATGGACTAACCACACTTCTTGAATTGCGGGGATTTTTCTGTGCAACGAAAGGAGTGTTTTTTTATGCAGGTTTACAAAGCGATTAAGTACATCCGTCTTTCTTATACGGATGATAAAACAGTAGAAAGTGACAGCGTTGCTAACCAGCGGCGCCTGATCGATGACTACATAGCCCGACACCCGGAAATTGAGGTTGTGGCAGAAAAAATTGACGATGGTTATAGTGGTGTTTTGTTTGATCGCCCGGCATTTCAGGAAATGATGCGGATGATCGAACAAGGCGAAGCTAACTGCGTGATTGTCAAAGACCTCTCCCGCTTAGGTCGTGAGTACATAGAAACAGGCCGTTATATGCGCAGGGTATTTCCAGCCTATGGAGTGCGTTTTATCGCAATTAACGATAATGTGGACACGGAAAATGACGCTGCCGATGATCTCACGGTTTCTGTCAAAAACATTATGAATGAGGCTTACTGTCGGGATATTTCTGTTAAGACACGGAGCGCCCTGGAAGTAAAACGGCGCAGCGGGGATTTTGTAGGTGCTTTTACCATTTATGGTTATGTGAAAGTCGGAGATAAACACAAGAGCCTGGAAGTAGACGAATATGCTGCTAATGTTGTGAGGGATATTTTCAGAAAACGGCTGGAGGGATTCAGCGCTTCCCATATAGCGGATGAACTGAACCGATTAGGAATTCTTTCGCCTTTAGCGTATAAGCGCAATCACGGAATGCCTCATGCAAAAGGTGGCTATACAGACCGAAAGGATTGCAAATGGTCTGCAACTACAATCATCCGCATTTTGCAGGATGAAACTTACACCGGAACACTGGTCCAGGGCAAACAGACAACGCCCCATTTCAAATTAAAAGAGCGTGAGGACAAACCTTCTTCGGAATGGATTCGTGTGGAGGGAACCCATGAAGCGATCATACAAAAGCACGATTTTGATCTGGTGCAACGGCTCCGCAGGATTGACACAAGGACTTCTCCCAAATCGGATAAGGTTTACCTGTTTTCCGGTATTTTGATCTGCGGCTGTTGTGGCTGCCGTATGACCCGCAAGACGAACCGCTATAAAGATAAAGAGTATCACTATTATTACTGCCCGACCGGCAAAAAGAATGGCTGCACATCGTCGGTCATGCTGAAAGAGTCGGATCTGATTGAATGTGTGCAGGACAGTTTGAAAGGACATATTGAAAATGTTGCTTCTCTGGATGCCCTGCTGTCCAGTATCAGTCAGGAACGGATCAACCGGGAATTGGCGCAGGAATATGCCGCACAGATCAGAGTAAATGAAAAGCGTGTGGCACAGACCGAGGGCTTTAAGGCAAAACTCTATGAAAATCTGGTGAGTGGAATTCTGACAAAGGAAGAATTTCTCTCTTATAAGCGAAAATACAATGCAGATATTGAACTGTTCCAAAAGGCAATCGCTGAATGGAACGATAAACTTACAGATGTATTGGAAAACCGAAGCGAACGAAACCGTTGGATCAACCATTTTATGAAATTTTCTACTATGGAGGATATTGACCGCCGGGCAGTCATGCAGCTTATCCGAAGCATACGGGTAATGGGTAAAGATGAACTGCATATTGAATTTAATTACCAGGATGAATATCAGAAAGCAATCTCTTTGGCGGAACAGATTGCTACAAAAAATGAAGAAAGGATGGTGGGCTAAATGGCAAGAAAAAGCAGAAAACAGACGGCAGCGCCTATGCCGGCACCATCTTTATATGTACATGTGGCTCTGTATATCCGTCTTTCTGTGGAGGATAACAAAAAGCGGGGCTGCTCAGTAGAAAATCAAAAGCTGGTACTGAATGACTTTCTTTCAGATAAACCGGACTTCGTTGTGTATGATACCTATATTGACAACGGAGCGACAGGGACAAATTTTCACCGCCCTGGATTTCAGCAAATGCTATCTGATATTGAAGCAGGCCACATTAACTGTGTGATTGTTAAGGATCTTTCCCGATTAGGGCGAAATTCTATTGACACAGGTTATTATATCGAACAGTATTTTCATGCACATAATGTTCGCTTCATTGCTGTTACGGATCAGTTTGATACAGCGGATTCCGGAAATCTTCATGGCGGTATCATGCTGCCTTTGAAAAATATGATCAATGAAGCCTATGCTCTGGACATTGGACGAAAAATCAAAGCACAAGCGCGGCAGGCTATGAAAGATGGCGACTATATTGGTGCACGGGCACCTTACGGTTACAGGAAAGACCCTGATAATTGCCATAAACTTCTGATTGATGAAAATACTGCCCCTGTGGTAAAACAGATTTTTGAATGGGCACATGAGCATGTGTCTCTGAACCGGATTGTCCGCAATCTAAATGAGATGGGGATTCCGGCACCGAGCCATTATAAAAAGGCCACTGGCGAGATTACCAGTCCGGGCCTGATCGGAAGCGGCAAATGGCAGACCCGTACAGTGATGAAAATTTTAGAAAGCGAAGTCTATACAGGCGATCTGGTGCAAGGAAAAACAAAGATTGTAGATCATCAGCAGGTCAAGGCTGGAGAAGATAATCTGATTATTGCCAAATGCACCCATGAACCGATCATTAGCTATGAATTGTTTAATGCAGTTCAGGAATACAGAAAACAGATCTGTGAAGAAAGCAAAGCAACTCCAAAACGCCCCTACACGCCAAACATTTTCAAAGGCAAAGTGTTCTGTGCTGATTGTGGCAGAAGCCTTCACCGGCAACGTGCCGAGCGCCGGAAAGGCCCCGATACTTATTGGTTCCACTGCCTTACAAACAGCCGGGTAGAAAAAGATAGCTGCAAAGGCGCAACGATGCAGGAAAAGGAACTGATTTCTACTGTTACGGCTATTCTTGAAAAAGAGCTGACAGTTGCGCTGGGAATGTCGCTGCCACTCTTTCAGTTGGAGGCAAGACAAAAACAGGAAAAAGATAAGCTGAAAATTCAGATGTCGGCCAAACGGCAGGAAATTGAAAAAACACGCCGGCTGATCCGTGGTCTATATGAAAATTTTGTGCAGGGTATTTTGACAAATGATGAATACTTTGAATTGAAGGCGGATTATGAATATGCTATCAATGCTCTGTCTGGTGAGATTGAAGTATTTGAAAAATCTATGGACTCTCTGGACAACCAGCTTGCCCGATACCGTGCAATGGAAAAGGATGCAAAAACACTGGCACAGGATCATGTGCTGACTGCAGAACTGATCGAACGGCTCATTGAACGAATTGAGATCGACCACGAGCGGAATATTCATGTAACCTTCCGTTTCAAAAATGAATTTCAGGGAAAGGCGGTGGAACCGTGCGCAACTATGTGATTGCCCTTTATATCCGTCTTTCTGTGGAAGATTTCAAAACCGAAAGTTTGAGTATACCAAATCAAAAACTGATTCTTCGTGAAAAAGCTATGTCTCTGCCGGAATGGGATAACAGTGAGATTTTGGAATTTATTGACAACGGTCATACAGGGACAAACTTTGAGCGTCCGGCGGTACAGGAACTTTTAACAATGGTTCAGGCCGGAAAGATCAACTGTATTATTGTAAAAGACCTTTCCCGATTTGGACGTAACAGCATTGAAACCGGCTATTTTATTGAGCGGGTATTTCCTCTTTACCACACCCGTTTTATTTCCGTCAGTGATGATTTTGACACGGCTAATTTCAAAGGTGATACCGGAGGGATTGATATTGCTTTCAAGTATCTTATTAGCGAGTGTTATAGCCGGGATATGTCCATGAAAACCAAAAGTGCAAAATACGCAAAGATGCGTCGTGGGGAATATCAGAGTGTCATCTGTCCTTACGGCTATCGCAAGAGTGCAGACGGACGTATGGAACCGGACGAGGATGTTGCCCCGAATGTGCAGATGATATTTCAATGGGCGTCTGAAGGCAACACCGCAGCCGAGATCACAAGAAAACTGTATGCCATGAATATCCCCACCCCTGGGGAATATCGCAAACTTAAAGGCAAGGACTATTACAATGTTTCCCGAACAAACGGCGTTTGGAGTACATCAACGGTCCTGCGTATTTTAGAAGATCAAAGATATATCGGTACCTATGTAATTGGCAAGAGAAAGGTAAAAGAGATTGGCAGCCGACATACACAGTTAAAGGATGAAAGTGAGTGGTTCAAAATACCGAACCATCATCCGGCTATTGTAAGTGTGGATCTATTTGAGAAAGCCAATGCTTCAATTAAGCGTTTCTCTCTGTCAAATAAAAAGCCGCGTGATTATCTGCTCCGTGGTAAGGTGTTCTGTGGATGCTGCGATCATGCAATGTCTCTACGAAATGGTGCGTGGTTTTATTGCCGTCATTCCGAGGTGGCTGAAACGCTTCCTTGTCATGGTGTGCGCATAAAGATGGCTGATCTAGAGCAGGTTGTATTTGAAACAATTCGGGCTCAAATGTGTCCGACATTGGGAATTGATAGCAATAAGGATAAATTGGATTTGCAGACAGTCCAGCAGGCCGAACATGAAGAAAAACTCCGTTCTATTCAAGACAGCAAGCGGCATCTTTATGAGCAGTATGCACTCGGAGAGATTGATTTGGAAACCTATCGAACACGAAAAGCAGTTTATGACACGGAACTGGTACAAGCCAAAAATGTTCATGCTATCATCACTGCACAGACAAAGCAGATAAAAAGTGATTATGAGATTAAGCTGAAACAACAGGAAATTGTGCAGGAAGTCGGAA
This genomic window contains:
- a CDS encoding recombinase family protein gives rise to the protein MRNYVIALYIRLSVEDFKTESLSIPNQKLILREKAMSLPEWDNSEILEFIDNGHTGTNFERPAVQELLTMVQAGKINCIIVKDLSRFGRNSIETGYFIERVFPLYHTRFISVSDDFDTANFKGDTGGIDIAFKYLISECYSRDMSMKTKSAKYAKMRRGEYQSVICPYGYRKSADGRMEPDEDVAPNVQMIFQWASEGNTAAEITRKLYAMNIPTPGEYRKLKGKDYYNVSRTNGVWSTSTVLRILEDQRYIGTYVIGKRKVKEIGSRHTQLKDESEWFKIPNHHPAIVSVDLFEKANASIKRFSLSNKKPRDYLLRGKVFCGCCDHAMSLRNGAWFYCRHSEVAETLPCHGVRIKMADLEQVVFETIRAQMCPTLGIDSNKDKLDLQTVQQAEHEEKLRSIQDSKRHLYEQYALGEIDLETYRTRKAVYDTELVQAKNVHAIITAQTKQIKSDYEIKLKQQEIVQEVGNANMLTKALIDRLINKVYVFPGDRIEIEYATQDFLETKESEKEV
- a CDS encoding recombinase family protein — encoded protein: MARKSRKQTAAPMPAPSLYVHVALYIRLSVEDNKKRGCSVENQKLVLNDFLSDKPDFVVYDTYIDNGATGTNFHRPGFQQMLSDIEAGHINCVIVKDLSRLGRNSIDTGYYIEQYFHAHNVRFIAVTDQFDTADSGNLHGGIMLPLKNMINEAYALDIGRKIKAQARQAMKDGDYIGARAPYGYRKDPDNCHKLLIDENTAPVVKQIFEWAHEHVSLNRIVRNLNEMGIPAPSHYKKATGEITSPGLIGSGKWQTRTVMKILESEVYTGDLVQGKTKIVDHQQVKAGEDNLIIAKCTHEPIISYELFNAVQEYRKQICEESKATPKRPYTPNIFKGKVFCADCGRSLHRQRAERRKGPDTYWFHCLTNSRVEKDSCKGATMQEKELISTVTAILEKELTVALGMSLPLFQLEARQKQEKDKLKIQMSAKRQEIEKTRRLIRGLYENFVQGILTNDEYFELKADYEYAINALSGEIEVFEKSMDSLDNQLARYRAMEKDAKTLAQDHVLTAELIERLIERIEIDHERNIHVTFRFKNEFQGKAVEPCATM
- a CDS encoding winged helix-turn-helix transcriptional regulator, whose product is MQYILEQGVCHGTVFNSCHTFSAAEKNPLTEIQEGELYLCLEHRTVRVRERIINLTSKEFDILALLIANPKRVFTYELITDLVWKEDCDFYSRKAIHNHISKLRKKLRFEPDLPNYIESVAGIGYKFEHL
- a CDS encoding sigma-70 family RNA polymerase sigma factor, which encodes MKKINLRDYYPYYTQDMIVEVPDEVALLLREYMLLEEAYRIRTYRYKAFYSLDRDEGIEREILQKPLNPAEIWEQRQMTELIYKGLSKLPVKQRQRIYAHFFLGMSKADIARAEGTDASSVRKSINRGLHQLKKYFEKI
- a CDS encoding recombinase family protein is translated as MQVYKAIKYIRLSYTDDKTVESDSVANQRRLIDDYIARHPEIEVVAEKIDDGYSGVLFDRPAFQEMMRMIEQGEANCVIVKDLSRLGREYIETGRYMRRVFPAYGVRFIAINDNVDTENDAADDLTVSVKNIMNEAYCRDISVKTRSALEVKRRSGDFVGAFTIYGYVKVGDKHKSLEVDEYAANVVRDIFRKRLEGFSASHIADELNRLGILSPLAYKRNHGMPHAKGGYTDRKDCKWSATTIIRILQDETYTGTLVQGKQTTPHFKLKEREDKPSSEWIRVEGTHEAIIQKHDFDLVQRLRRIDTRTSPKSDKVYLFSGILICGCCGCRMTRKTNRYKDKEYHYYYCPTGKKNGCTSSVMLKESDLIECVQDSLKGHIENVASLDALLSSISQERINRELAQEYAAQIRVNEKRVAQTEGFKAKLYENLVSGILTKEEFLSYKRKYNADIELFQKAIAEWNDKLTDVLENRSERNRWINHFMKFSTMEDIDRRAVMQLIRSIRVMGKDELHIEFNYQDEYQKAISLAEQIATKNEERMVG
- a CDS encoding ABC transporter permease, whose amino-acid sequence is MMYAKLALRNIRRSLRDYIIYFVTLTLTAALMYSFLALGFSSDVLAMAENMSMLTTGILLMSALVAFMSSFVIGYAIRFMLGRRKKEFATYELIGMEAKTVRNLFLAENSIIGTGAFLLGSLVGTGLSGLLNQVVKNIFEVPHTYQVSFSLQAWAVTFLFFALMYGFGMLRAAKIIRHQKVIDLLYDNRKNEEYRFKSFRHSLLVVLLSIAAMVAGVILLGRMLQTQTNEAFLYLGGACLLILVGVYELHRQIPLLLHRFAKQNLRHKYKEENLFFLGQIGRRIHSAGRTMAVVAILLTISLATMFVGLTMGAGYKANMKAYYPYDAGVAIDAPLEKSNMDSIVSFTKEHCGVEDSVSYYLYAVPEKPIEALSLSDYNHLREILGLSPVVMGNNEFLVHCDTWNYMDGIRQGLKQQPEITLNGRTLTIAETPILTEPMEQYQMAGTKGYVLVLPDEAASQLVGEKIRLAMKLEDGGYPELKSDLKQFLNSGKWQPELQSGQQLPEKVTMGVTVKAWGVANSLTGFTAISFCGLYLSIIFIILSCSVLAFEQLSAIDKNQKNYAVIDRLGVPGRRQASLIRRELSTVFLIPLLFPLLLTVLLIAGAQFFFGEAILQQGLVPLYGLVTILLFCAIYLTYFGATMFLFKRVILRPEMR